The Mesoterricola silvestris sequence AGGAAGCCCAGGAAGGGACCGCCGAAGTTGGGGCGGTTCCCGAAGGACATCGCCTCGCCGCAGGCCATGTCGGCGCCGGCGCGGCCCGGGGCCTGGAACCAGGCCAGGGAGAGGGCCTCCTGGGTCACGGACACCACCAGGGCGCCCGCGGCGTGGGCCAGCTCGCCGATGGCCCCGAGGTCCTCCACGCAGCCCAGGAAGTTCGGGTAGCCCACCAGGAACGCCGCGACGTCGCCGTTGAGCTTGGCCTTGAGGTCCTCCAGGTCGGTCACGCCGTCCTTGAGGTCCACCACCACCAGCTTCAGGCCCTCGTGGGGCGTGATGTTGGTGCAGAGCACCTCCTGGTAGTGGGGGTGCAGGCCCTGGGAGATGAGGATGGTGTTCTTCTTCTTCTGGAGCCGCACCGCCATGAGCGCCGCTTCCACGCAGGACGTGCCGCCGTCGTAGAGGCTCGCGTTGCCCACCTCCAGCCCCGTCAGGTCGCACATGAGGGTCTGGTACTCGAAGATGTGCTGGAGGGTGCCCTGGCTGATTTCCGGCTGGTAGGGCGTGTAGGCCGTGAACCACTCCTGCCGGCTGATCATCTGATCGACCGCGGAGGGCACGAAATGGTCATAGGCCCCCGCCCCCAGGAACCGGGCCGTGAAGGCCGTGTTCCGGTTGGCCAGGCCCTGCAGTTCCGCCAGCACTTCCTGTTCGGACAGCTGCCCGGGAAGCTTCAGTTCCCGGTTGAGGCGAAGGGATTCGGGGATCCCCACCAGGAGCTCCTCGGCCCTCTGGACGCCTATGGCGTCAAGCAGGGCGCGATCCTCCGAAGGGGCCGTGGGCAGGTAGCGCATAGGGCAACCTCATAAAGAATGGAAACGAAGATCAATCGTTCACAGATGAAGGGTACCATGCCGGGAGACCCCATGCCTCGCCTTCAGGGGTTCCGGATGGGGTGTGACGGTTTTCACCCGGCTGTTCCCATGGAACCGATCCTCCAGCAGAATCATGGAAACCGGAGGCCCCATGCGCATCATCCCCGCCCTCGTCCTCGGCATCCCCCTGGTCGCCCAGGCCGTCAACCCCGTGCAGGAACGCGCGGAGCGCTTCCTGAAGGTGGTCGAGGCCGGCTACCAGGCCCTCACCTACGTACAGCAACAAGCCAGCTGGGCAGCCAGCACCGATGTGAAGCCCGTCCACGACGCCTCCGCGGAGACCGCCGGCAAGGCCCTGGCCGCCTTCAACGGCAACCCCGTGCTGATCCTGGAGGCCCGGGATCTCCTGCGGCACAAGGACCAGCTCCAGGAAACCACCTGGCGGGAGCTGGAATGGGTCCTCTTCAACGCCGCGGAGGGCCCCATGAC is a genomic window containing:
- the gcvPA gene encoding aminomethyl-transferring glycine dehydrogenase subunit GcvPA, producing the protein MRYLPTAPSEDRALLDAIGVQRAEELLVGIPESLRLNRELKLPGQLSEQEVLAELQGLANRNTAFTARFLGAGAYDHFVPSAVDQMISRQEWFTAYTPYQPEISQGTLQHIFEYQTLMCDLTGLEVGNASLYDGGTSCVEAALMAVRLQKKKNTILISQGLHPHYQEVLCTNITPHEGLKLVVVDLKDGVTDLEDLKAKLNGDVAAFLVGYPNFLGCVEDLGAIGELAHAAGALVVSVTQEALSLAWFQAPGRAGADMACGEAMSFGNRPNFGGPFLGFLTVKDAQKREIPGRVVGQTKDLDGATGYVLTLTAREQHIRRDKATSNICSNQGLVALRANIYLQLAGPEGLQGLAAQNAAKAQFLRERLLELPDFTAPFDAPFFNEFVTEYKGDMATLQAECAKEGILPGLDLSPYAANLKNRILWCATELNSREQIEHLVEVLARVPSVVA